The following DNA comes from Marichromatium purpuratum 984.
CTCATCCGTCGCCTGTACCCTGGCTCCAGCTCCCCCGCATCGCCTCCTCGGAGAGCGCGTTCAGGGTCTCATCGTTGAACTCGAGCTCCTGACGGGCGTCGTCGAGATAACCAAGCATCTCGGGGGCATCCTGGTTGCCCTGCGGCAGGGCCCGCAGATAGTAGGCGAACTTGGCGATCGCGATCAGCGTGCGCACCCGCGCATCGACGAGCTTGACCGCCTGGGGATCGTGATGGTGATAGATCGCCAGGGTGGTATAGCCGGGCAGCTGCCAGGTCCCGGCGAGGAGGAAGCCGACCGTGGTGTGATCGACCCCGAGCGCCTTGCGCTCGTGCTCGAGCAGAGCGCTCGGCGAGGCGGCGTGGAGGATCCAGACAGTGGCGTAGTCCTTGAGCTGCTCGGCGAAGATGAGACTGCCGACATCATGCATCAGGCCGAACAGATAGGCCTCTTCGGGATCGATACAGCCGGTCTGTCT
Coding sequences within:
- a CDS encoding HDOD domain-containing protein, encoding MSSPTPHPSGSTGPSLSDGLYPSKEVLELAFKAVRKAVVPQIPDVILALRKELNRPEPDLKAAADLIAQDLALSGQVLKTVNSPLFGARAKISSVHQAVAMMGVRRVAALASADAIERALRHSQGGAARVVWESIMEQAHAAVAVARQTGCIDPEEAYLFGLMHDVGSLIFAEQLKDYATVWILHAASPSALLEHERKALGVDHTTVGFLLAGTWQLPGYTTLAIYHHHDPQAVKLVDARVRTLIAIAKFAYYLRALPQGNQDAPEMLGYLDDARQELEFNDETLNALSEEAMRGSWSQGTGDG